The Poriferisphaera corsica DNA segment ATGCGGGTTTATTGGATGAGACCCAAAACCAGACGTACCAATACAGCAAGATGGAGGATCAGTTTTTGGATTCGTTAGGCGATTTGGAGCTAGTACTCCGTTCGACAAGTCTGGCTGGGCCGGCGTACCGAACGCTGTGCAAGGCAGAACAAGGGCGGGAGGGGATGTTGAAATCATTGAAAGATAATATTTATTATTTTAAGCATGGGAAGTATCCAGAGGATGAGATGGAGGGTCGTGAAAACAGTCCGAAACATTTAGAATAGATGCATGCAAACGGAGTTTGAATTAAAAGGCGAGGCATTGCGGGATGGTATTCCAATGACGAGCCAGCGTGGAGATGCAATCTATTACATCTATCGCACGATTAGGCGTCATCCAGTCGTATATCCGGAATGCAGAAAATGCGGATATGCTGCGGTTCATTTGAGGGCGGGCAAAGATGGGGACGTGCATTGCCCGGAGTGTGGGGCAAATTTATCGAAGACGGGGTGCTTACCATCTCAGTCTGAATTTCCGCTTGCGATAACGTATGGGTTTAATTTGATATATTTTTACGGTGATCGTGGTAGCAGTCTTTGGAGCAATCGGGTTTGATTCATGGGTGTATGACACTTACAGGCAGCGGATTGGTGATCGCTTTACGGTTTATCGTGAATATACGCGCGGGCCTGTACACTATCGAGATCAGAAAATTCGCCGTGAGATTGTTTTACAGATTGATACGATAAGTGAACCATTTAATCGGTTTCCGAAACCGGCAAAGGTAATGACATGGCTTGACCACCCGCCGGTGCTGACGGCTGTTGATTTTTATGTTCGTGAGCAGTCGATCATAGAACAAAGATGGCGTGGGGAGATGCGATTTGCAGCACCAAAAGAATTTCTATTGTTTAATCATGTGGATGATACGGTGGCGATTGTACCGCATGAAGTGTTTGATTTTTACCATGAATTGACGGTGAATCCTGAGCCGCGGCCGTATCACATTCATTCGGGTGAGACGAACTGTTTGCTATTGCTGAGTGGGATGCGGCCTCGGGTGAATGATTACTTTATTCGGTATGCGACGGATCGGAGCCAGTTGCCGGAGGTGGGATGGGTACCGCTTAGCAAGGAGGCGGTGTTGGGGTATCTGAAGCGAGTTGAATTGTTTGAGGGGGCGATGGCACATGAGAAACTGGCGGAGGACTTGATGAGGTATGCGACGATTGGGAAGACGCAGCGACTCGCGTTTATGGATGCGACATTTAGTGCGGATTATTTGGGAGACTTTAAAGGTGGCTCAAGTGGGCGGAGCAAAGGCGGACAGAATTTGAAGGGATGTGATGCGGCGGATAATTGGCGAATTTCACCGACTTTTTATGCGGTTTGTGTTTGTATTACTCTGTTGCCATTGTTTATGCTGCATCTATATCGTCGAAGACTAACGAGACAATTCTATTCCGCTCGTGTTGACGCGATGATATAAATGAGTGAATCGTTTTGTATACTCTAACTTATTATTAGACTTGTTTTGCGTAAGATGCGGCTTGCTTGCCGGCTTCGCGGCCGGTGACGGCACCTTTGATGAGGCCGGAACCGGTGGGGTAGGCGTAGTAGAAATAGTCGCCGGTGGCTTCACCGCAGCCAAAGAGACCGGGGATTGGGTGCATGTTGCTGGCGAGGATTTGGCAATGGGTATTTGAGGCGAGCCCGCCGAAGGTAAAGGTGACACCGGGAACGACGGGGTAGATGGAAAATGGTTTTTCTTTAATAGGCAAGGCCCAGTTGGTTTTGGGGAGATCCAGTCCCTTGGTTGACTGGCTATCGAGCTGGGTCGGGTCATACATGTGGGTGTTGTGTTTCGCGGCTTTATTAAATGCTTCGATGGTTTTCATGAATGCATCGGGTGCGATACCTGCTTGTTCGGCCAGGGTTTTGAGATCGTTGCCTTGAAAGAATTGTTTTTGTTCGGCATAGAGAGGTTCGCGATACGTTGCGCCACGGGCGTCGAAAACCTGGTAGCCGATTTGATCGGGCTGATCGAGAAGTGCGCGGCCGACGTCGACATAGATTTGATTGTTCCAGTGCGAGCCTTCATCGATGAAACGATGGCCCTGCTTGTTAACGGTGATACCCCATGAAAAGGCGAGTCGGTTGGTACGTTCGCAGGTGTTGAGGCCGCCGGTGAATGGGGAATCGGGGTCGATGGGTGTGATGTGTGCGCCGGCGTAGTGGCCAACCATTGCGGCTCCGGCGTTGACGGCTGCGAAGATCATTTCGCCGGTGTTGAATTTCACGCATCGTTGCCTGAGGTCACACCAACGTGATCCGAGGAATTGCGAACGTCTGGCAGAGGAAGCTTCGAATCCGCCTGATCCGATGACGACTGTGCCGTGGAATTTACAAAGTGTGCCGGATTGATCACGAGCAACGACGCCAACGACGTGACCTTTGTCGTTGGTGATGAGGTCTTCAGCGGGCATCTCATAGTGTACTTCGGCACCTTTGGATTTGGCGTATGCAAGTTCTGGCTGAACCATGCCGGCACCGCCTTTGACGGCTTGAATGACGACCCCGCCGCGATAGGTACGCTTTTGCGAGCCATGCTGTTTTGTGAGATCGAATTGCGAAAGATATTCGGCGAGTTCGAAGCGTACACCGCGGTCTTTGAGCCAATGAATGATGTCGAGTGATTGATTGGTAAACCATTCGACTAACTCGGGGTTAGGTCGGCCATGACCGGTTTTGTGGATGACTTCGTATATAAATTTATCATTGGGATACGGTTCAATCTCAATACTTGACCATTCATTATCCGTATAGCTTTGATCGAGTATCTCACGGATTTGATTGGGGTCGGTGAAGGAGACGCGGAGTGCTGCGGTAGTGAGACGGGTGTTGCCACCGAACTCAGGTTTTGGCGCTTTTTCAAGGATCGTGACAGACGCTCCGTGGTCGAGTGCTGACATCGCGGCGGAGAGTGCTGCATTACCTGTCCCCAGAACGATAACTTTATTTTTGTGCTTGTTTTGCATTGCTTTGCCATTATCGTCATGGTTCATCGCGATCATAAATGGGTGTTCTCATGATCTGAAAGCGAAATAACTACGACATTCCCACAATAAGACAGTTCGGTCTCTTGGTTACAGATTGATACTCAACTTGGAACCGCTGACCTGCTAACATATCTAGCACACGAGAAACACGAGATCAGCATCATGAACACGCCCGCACACTCCCGAGATACAGCAGGCTCGAATTTATCCACCACATCGGATGAGCTTCAGGCTGCTAATCAGCGCGCACCTAAGAGCGCGTCTTATATAGATCACTCTGATTTGGCTCATTCATCGAATTCCAGGTTAGCGATCATGACGCTTTGGAAGCGGGAAATGGTCACATTTTTCCGGGCGAAATCGCGGCTGGCGACGGCGCTTGCGTTCCCGGTGATGTTGTGGCTTATGCTGGGATTTGGGTTGAATAGCTCATTTGCTCCCCCGGCCTCTGAGGAAGCTGCTATAGGTGTCGCGGGAGGGATTGGGTATTTAGCCTATTTCTTCCCGGGGATCATTGTGATGGTGCTGCTGTTCACGGCGATTTTCTCAACAATCAGTGTCATTGATGATCGTAAATCTGGGTTTTTGCAGGGGGTTATGGTCGCCCCGGTTTCGAGGACGGCGATTGTGTTGGGCAAGATTCTTGGGGGCGCGACTGTAGCGGTGGTTCAAGCTTTTATCCTGACTGCATTGATCTGGCCGTTTATGGATGCGCCGCAGGCGAGTGTTTGGGGATTGATCCCAGCGGCAGCGGCGATGATCGTGGTGGCCATTTCGTTGACTGCATTAGGGCTGGCCATTGCCTGGCCTATGGATTCGACAGCTGCGTTTCATGGGATCATGAATGTGCTACTGATGCCGATGTGGTTTTTATGCGGGGCGCTCTTTCCACTGGCTGGCGCACCGATCGGATTGAAAATTTTGATGCTGATCAATCCATTAACCTACGGATACACAATCGTTTGCGCACATTTGATTGGGGTTGAATCGGGGACGATTCCGTTGTGGCTAGCCTGGGTGGTCACGATCGTGTTTACTGCGGTATTAATCGGGTTGTGTGCTAAAGTGGCGAATAAGCGGGCTTGAGTCGCGGTTGAGATACGGGGAAAGGTGAGAGGGAAGTGGGGACAAACAGATTGAGCGCCTGTAAGTTCGAGGCTATGAATATGCAAACATCAGACAACAATGAAGAGATTGATCACAGTCGGTCTTTGGGACGGATACGTGGGCTGCAACGTTTTACGGTTTGGGTGGTCGCGTTGCTTGCGCTTGCGGGAACGGCGGTGATGACTTTGAGTGTGCTGCGTGACGGGGCGCCGGGGGCGAGGAATCGGATTTCAGATGTGAGTCCTGAGGGGAAGGTGCCGCTGCTTTTGGACGCACCGAATTGGGAGCTCACGGATGCTTTCAATCAAACTGTAAGTCAGGATGATTACAGAGGTAAGGTGGTGATTTATGATTTTATATTTACAGAGTGCGCGTTGGTGTGCCCCATCATGTCGATGCGGATGGCGGAAGTACAAGACACGCTAAAGAAAGCGGGTGTACAGGATCAGGTGCGGTTTGTGAGTATGTCGGTGGATGGGAAGAACGATACGCCGGAGGTGCTGAACCGGTATGGGTATGATGACGAAGTGGGCGTGGGAGCGGATCCGGCAATGTGGCATTTCGTAACTGGTGACCAGCAAAAGGTTTGGGAGATCGTTGAGAAACAATTTTTGTTGCCACTTGAGAATCAGCCTGAGGTGACGGGGATGCCGATTGCACATAGTGCGAAGTTTGTGTTGGTGGATAAACAGGGGCGGATCTACAACTATTATGACCTTGATCACAGTGAGGAGCGGAGTGCGCTGCTGGCTGATATTGAGCGGTTAATGCGCGAATAGCTGCTTTTGATGGGTAGCTGTGCGAGCGGTGTGAGGAGTTTTTGCGCGCGAATTTGGCTGAGAGCTTGAAGATTTTCAGAGGCGATTGGATAAGGGAAAGGACGATAAGTGTATAGTGGGGCGGGTGATTAAAACGCGCTGCACTAAAAAACGCTTCACTAACGCGTTGGCCAATCACATGATTGCGGATATGCATGGCGTGGTGGCTGCGTTTGAATACATGATGACCTAATGCAGTATCTAGAGCGTCTTGCGTCATTATTTACTCGGTGGCAGTATGCCGTTATATGAAAAGGCTATTTTCGTAGGCTGCTGCCGATTGTGGCTTTGAGTTGATATGGCAATTAATGACGCAAACGGCTCTAGACGAACTGTGGTGAAAGATTGTGATATGAAGAAGGATGCCAAGAATTTGGAATTTACGCCGCCCCGGTTAGACCAGGTCAGGGATTTGTTTGAGCGAAATCGGCCAGAACAGGATTCGTTGTGGCTGGTGAGGTTACCGCTATTTGTTGGTGTGGGTGTGATTGTACTGCTGATGTTGACGAACAATTTGGCTTTGACCATCTTGTTGTGGGGTGTGTTTTTGGGGGTGTTTGGTGTGGCGATGTGGCGGGTGAGATGGATGCGAAAGCTAGAACGCGAAGGAATGAGGGTGGATGAACTGGCGATGCGACGGAAATATGTGGAGGCGTTACGGGGTGCATGGACACTGCTTCCGCAGGCAAGACGGCGGCATGGGTTGTATATGCGGATGGCTAATGTGATTGCGCATTGTTTGGGTGAATTAAAGTGTTATGAAGCCAGTGCGGAGGCATATGACCAATTAATAGAGCGGCTGCCGTTGGAGGGTGATGGGGTGAAACAATTGCGCGTGTTCCGAGCGATTGCGTGGCTCATGGAGGATCGATTGGCAGATGCTGATAGTGCGCTACGGGCGATGCGGGGGGTGAAAGATGATTACAAAGGAACCATCTTGGGGGCAACGGTCGCGTATGCGGAACTGCTACAATGCGTGAAGACATTTCACTTTGAAGAAGGATTTTTATTATCTAATCGATTGTTAGATGACATCCGGCCAATGGGAATTGAGGCGGGGTACGGACATGCCCTGATGGCGACATGCTGTTACGAGATGTCAAAACGCGCGACCGGTGATGAAGAGAGAGCGGGGTTAATGGAGAAAGCCAAGACCTGGTGGAGAAATGCGGTGTGTCTGATGCGTGAAGAGCATTTATTAAGCCGATTGCCTGCTGAAGTAAAGAGCGGGAAGGAGATGTTTCGTTCTGGGGCTTAGTGGCGATTGAATTGGGTTTAAACAATTCGAAATGCCCCATGATATACACATCGAATGAAGCGCGTTTGAGGTAAGATGAAACAAGGTATGGATCATAAACAACAGAACAAGCAAGTGATAAGCCGGGTCGATTTTTCGGAAGAAGAATTGGCAAAACAGCTCAAGGTAGATGGGCTATTACGCTGGGGATCGTTGGCGATTCTGGGCGGCGTGTTTGTATGGTTTTTACTGTTTGGCCCAAGCGGTCAAGGTGAAAATGGGGGAAGCGGTTTTGAAGGGAGTGGGCTGCTGATGGTGCTTCTGATTGTGGGCTGGTTCATGTTGAATTCGGTGAACGCACGAACGGGACGAGAACTGGGTCAGATATCGGGGCTGGTGGATCGCGACCCGGGAAGAGTGATGGTGTGGGCGGGGATGGCGTTAAAAAGGAAGCCGCTTTTGAAGTGGGTTCGGCTGATGATATATCACCGGCTGGCAATGGTGCGTCACAGACAAGGTCATTACGTGGAATCCGCGGCGATCTGTCGCGGGGTACTGAAGCATGGATTGGGGCCGGCTGAGGGATCCAGAGGGCATCTGCTGCTGATCTGGGCTGAGGCGTCAATAGAATTAAGAGACATGACTGGTGCCTATGAGGCGCTTAGGCAATTGCATGGGATGCGGTTATCTTTATTGGAAGGGCTACAGCGGCTGTGCTTGCAGATTCGGTATGAAGTTATTGTGGGAAATGATGCGGCAGCGGTGGGTAATCTGGATAACAAACTGGAAATGCTGGAGTTGTTGCCGGCAGCTCAGTGCGGCGTGGTGCATCGATTGCTTGCAGTCGCTGCGGAGCGGATTGGCGAAGCTGAGATGGCGGAGTATTTGAACAAACGTGCGAGACTGCTGTGTACTGAAAAGCAGTTAGAGGGATTGGGAATGTCGGTGGTGAATCGGCCACTGAGCAGGGAGGCTAGTTTATAAAAAATGCAGGTGTGTGGATGAAAGTAGGTGGGATTGGCAGATGTGTGGCGGCGGGTGTGTTATGATTTGCGGATGCTATTTCTAGGAAATCTATTGCCTGAGGTTTGGTTTGCGGATACGCATGGTTTGCTGTTAATGGCGATCGTGGTGTTTGCGATGTTCTGCGTGATCAAAGGGGCGGATTGGCTGGTCGAAGGGGCGGCAGGGATCGCGAAGAGATTGGGGATGCCTGAAGTCATTATTGGGGCAACGATTGTAAGTTTGGGAACGACAACGCCTGAGGCTGCGGTGAGTGTATTAGCGGCTTGGTCTGGGGATGCGGGGCTGGCATTAGGGAACGGCGTTGGCTCAATCATTGCAGATACAGGGCTGATCTTCGGGGTTGGATGTTTGATGTGCGCTTTACCGGCTGATCGCTTTGTGCTCAGTAGACAAGGGTGGGTACAGTTCGGGGCCGGTTTGTTGCTAGCGTTACTATGTGTGGGGGCTTATATGATCATGGGGGATGAGGCGGTATTAGGGCGATGGGTGGGCGTATTGCTAGTCGGGCTATTGGTAGGCTATCTTGTGATTAGCGTGAAGTGGTCACGGATGCACCCGCATGGCGAACCGAGGCTTGTCTCAGAGGAAGAGACAGTTGAAGCGAGAGGATATGAAGAACGGAGCAAAGAGGATCGTGGCGTGGGGGTATTGCTGGGAATGGGTCTGGCGGGGCTGGTTTTGGTCATATTTTCAGGTGATGGCTTGGTACAAGCGGTGACAGTGCTGGCAGAGAAAGCGGGGATTCCGCAGGTGGTAATCGCGTCTACATTGGTTGCTTTTGGTACAAGCTTGCCTGAGCTTGTTGTGGGCGTAACAGCGATCCGAAAGGGGCATGCTGAACTGCTGGTGGGGAATGTGATTGGTGCAGATATTTTGAATGTACTGTTTGTGATTGGCGTAAGTGCGATGGCTGCGCCATTGGGTATTGTGGACATGAAGGCGAATGTACCAGAGATCTTCTTGTATATGCATCTGCCGGTGATGGTAGGAATGCTGGTGCTGATGCGCATATTTATAGCAGGCAGCGTAAAGACAGGCGCGTTCAAGCGTTGGATGGGTGTTCCGTTGGTGGCGGGGTATGTGTTCTTTGTTGGCCTTCAGTATTGGCTGTCTGCTTAAGTTTACGTTGACGTCGGATGTGGGATGTGAGTGAAGTAAAGCCGAGAGGCGCAATGTATTGTTGCGGCTGCTGGTTGGGTTGTCGATCGGATTGTTTTTCATCTTCTGGCATGATGCATCCTTTCTGTTTACGTATCTATTTTGCAGATAGAACAAAAGGGAAACAGATGCAGATATTGCAAATGTTGTGGAGTACAGTGCGATTTCTACGGGGTGTACTGGTTGATTCTTAAAGAAAGTGTGCTGGTTTGCGCCTGAGGGGGTATCAGCCTTCTAGAAAAAACATTTTCAGGTACAGATACAGTGTGATATAATTGATACCAGTACAGTTTATATAAAAATAAACTGTACCGGTCACTTCACAGGCAAGGTGTGCCTGTTGGGCAATAAACGTATGACTTAGGATATACATATCCTCTTTGAGGCTGAATTTGTGCCGAATGGTTCTGATCGAAAGGCGAAACGATGAGCCCGATTGAAACGTTAAAGAAGAACAGCCCGTTGACGCGCGGGGAAGGCGGGGCGCTGTATGAACAATTGGCGGATCGGATTGAGGGAATGATTGTTGAGGGGGTGTTGCTGCCGGGCGATCGTGTGCCTTCAGTGAGAAAATTGAAACAGCAGTTTGGTGTAAGTATGTCGACGGTATTAGAGGCGTGCCGCTTACTGGAAGATCGGGGGCTGGTCAGTGCGCGGCCACAGAGTGGGCATTATGTCCGAGAGAATGTAACGGGAAAAAAACTGGACGAGCCAAGCGATAGTCGACCAAAGGCAAGAGCGGTGAAGGTCGACCGTGCGATGTCGTTGAAATTAAAATTATCCATTGAAGATGAATCAATACTTCATTTTGGCGCAGCAGTGCCGAACACAAATTGCTTTCCTCAAAAAACAATGAATCGATTAATTGGCCAAGCATTGCGTGAAGAAAGTGAATTAGTTCATAAGTACAACACACCGCGCGGTGTGGAAGAATTTCGCAAAGCGGTATGTAAGCGCATGATGTACGGTGGTATTTCGGTTGGGCCTGAAGATGTGTTAGTCACTAATGGCACCAAAGAAAGTGTATATTTAGCGCTTAAGGCAGTAACGAAACCTGGAGATACAGTTGCGGTAGAAAGCCCTACATACTTCGATTTGATTGTAACGTTAGAAAGTTTACACCTTAAGATTTTACCATTGGCGACAAGCCCAAGAGATGGGGTCAATTTTGATAGCTTAGGCAAAGCACTGCAAATGAAGCAGATTCAAGCAGTCGTGCTGATCACTAATTTCAGCAATCCGCTTGGCGTGTGCATGAGCGACTCAAGGAAGAAGGCGTTAGCAGGAATGCTGGAGCGATACGATGTGCCTTTAATTGAGGATGATATTTACGGTGATCTGTGTTTCGGTGAAGAACGGCCTAAGACTGTGAAGGCTTATGACAAATGCGATCATGTGATTTATTGTTCGTCGTTTAGTAAAACAATTTCCCCTGGGATGCGTGTCGGGTGGATCGTGCCGGGCAAATATCAGGCGAAGGTTGAGCAGATTAAATTAGCGATCAATCAGGCTGCTCCGACATTAGGGCAGATCGCGATGGCTAAATACTTGAATGGAGGAGGGTATGAGCGGCATCTGCGCAAATTAAGAAAAGTATATCAACAGCAAACAGGGTTAATGCTGCAATACTTATCACAATATTTCCCAGAAGGAACCAAAGTGAGTCAGCCAACGGGCGGACATGTGCTCTGGGTGGAGATGCCTGTGGGTGTGGATTCAGTACGGCTGCATGATGAGGCGATTAAAGAAGGAATTGCGATTGCACCGGGCCCGATTTTCAGCCCACGTGAAGAAGATTTTTTGAACTGCATGCGGATCAACACAGGCCTGCCATGGAGCGAACGGATTGAGCCGGCTATCAAGCGATTAGGCGAATTAGCTGTCGAACAATTGTGGCGAAGTGGCGTGAGAAAGAAAGCAGTACCACGAAAAGGGAAACTGAGCGGATTGGTGTAATTCCTACGGGGTCTTTTGTGATTCAAAAAGAGGGTAGGCTTGGGAAGGTGCGGCGAATTGGTTGAAGAAAACGATTTGGAAATGGCCGTCTTTGTCGGTATTGATGATGTAGCCGGCGGGGACAGCTCCGTAGCGGTATGGCAAAGAAGATGAGTTGGGGTCGTGATGCGGATTGATGAGCTGAAGCATGTCTAGATCTGCATGCAAATCTTGATGATAGTCAAC contains these protein-coding regions:
- a CDS encoding SCO family protein, encoding MNMQTSDNNEEIDHSRSLGRIRGLQRFTVWVVALLALAGTAVMTLSVLRDGAPGARNRISDVSPEGKVPLLLDAPNWELTDAFNQTVSQDDYRGKVVIYDFIFTECALVCPIMSMRMAEVQDTLKKAGVQDQVRFVSMSVDGKNDTPEVLNRYGYDDEVGVGADPAMWHFVTGDQQKVWEIVEKQFLLPLENQPEVTGMPIAHSAKFVLVDKQGRIYNYYDLDHSEERSALLADIERLMRE
- a CDS encoding sodium:calcium antiporter, with the protein product MGLADVWRRVCYDLRMLFLGNLLPEVWFADTHGLLLMAIVVFAMFCVIKGADWLVEGAAGIAKRLGMPEVIIGATIVSLGTTTPEAAVSVLAAWSGDAGLALGNGVGSIIADTGLIFGVGCLMCALPADRFVLSRQGWVQFGAGLLLALLCVGAYMIMGDEAVLGRWVGVLLVGLLVGYLVISVKWSRMHPHGEPRLVSEEETVEARGYEERSKEDRGVGVLLGMGLAGLVLVIFSGDGLVQAVTVLAEKAGIPQVVIASTLVAFGTSLPELVVGVTAIRKGHAELLVGNVIGADILNVLFVIGVSAMAAPLGIVDMKANVPEIFLYMHLPVMVGMLVLMRIFIAGSVKTGAFKRWMGVPLVAGYVFFVGLQYWLSA
- a CDS encoding ABC transporter permease, translating into MNTPAHSRDTAGSNLSTTSDELQAANQRAPKSASYIDHSDLAHSSNSRLAIMTLWKREMVTFFRAKSRLATALAFPVMLWLMLGFGLNSSFAPPASEEAAIGVAGGIGYLAYFFPGIIVMVLLFTAIFSTISVIDDRKSGFLQGVMVAPVSRTAIVLGKILGGATVAVVQAFILTALIWPFMDAPQASVWGLIPAAAAMIVVAISLTALGLAIAWPMDSTAAFHGIMNVLLMPMWFLCGALFPLAGAPIGLKILMLINPLTYGYTIVCAHLIGVESGTIPLWLAWVVTIVFTAVLIGLCAKVANKRA
- the tcuA gene encoding FAD-dependent tricarballylate dehydrogenase TcuA, which gives rise to MIAMNHDDNGKAMQNKHKNKVIVLGTGNAALSAAMSALDHGASVTILEKAPKPEFGGNTRLTTAALRVSFTDPNQIREILDQSYTDNEWSSIEIEPYPNDKFIYEVIHKTGHGRPNPELVEWFTNQSLDIIHWLKDRGVRFELAEYLSQFDLTKQHGSQKRTYRGGVVIQAVKGGAGMVQPELAYAKSKGAEVHYEMPAEDLITNDKGHVVGVVARDQSGTLCKFHGTVVIGSGGFEASSARRSQFLGSRWCDLRQRCVKFNTGEMIFAAVNAGAAMVGHYAGAHITPIDPDSPFTGGLNTCERTNRLAFSWGITVNKQGHRFIDEGSHWNNQIYVDVGRALLDQPDQIGYQVFDARGATYREPLYAEQKQFFQGNDLKTLAEQAGIAPDAFMKTIEAFNKAAKHNTHMYDPTQLDSQSTKGLDLPKTNWALPIKEKPFSIYPVVPGVTFTFGGLASNTHCQILASNMHPIPGLFGCGEATGDYFYYAYPTGSGLIKGAVTGREAGKQAASYAKQV
- a CDS encoding aminotransferase-like domain-containing protein encodes the protein MSPIETLKKNSPLTRGEGGALYEQLADRIEGMIVEGVLLPGDRVPSVRKLKQQFGVSMSTVLEACRLLEDRGLVSARPQSGHYVRENVTGKKLDEPSDSRPKARAVKVDRAMSLKLKLSIEDESILHFGAAVPNTNCFPQKTMNRLIGQALREESELVHKYNTPRGVEEFRKAVCKRMMYGGISVGPEDVLVTNGTKESVYLALKAVTKPGDTVAVESPTYFDLIVTLESLHLKILPLATSPRDGVNFDSLGKALQMKQIQAVVLITNFSNPLGVCMSDSRKKALAGMLERYDVPLIEDDIYGDLCFGEERPKTVKAYDKCDHVIYCSSFSKTISPGMRVGWIVPGKYQAKVEQIKLAINQAAPTLGQIAMAKYLNGGGYERHLRKLRKVYQQQTGLMLQYLSQYFPEGTKVSQPTGGHVLWVEMPVGVDSVRLHDEAIKEGIAIAPGPIFSPREEDFLNCMRINTGLPWSERIEPAIKRLGELAVEQLWRSGVRKKAVPRKGKLSGLV